The proteins below come from a single Afipia sp. P52-10 genomic window:
- a CDS encoding NYN domain-containing protein codes for MPSTNHKIALFIDGANLYATAKTLGFDIDYKKLLKEFQGRGTLLRAFYYTAIIEDQEYSSIRPLIDWLDYNGYTVVTKATKEFIDQTGRRKIKGNMDIELAVDAMELAEHVDEIVLFSGDGDFRSLVEAVQRRGVRVTVISTISTQPPMIADELRRQADVFTDLATLQSKIGRDPSERVERAPREGRESRHTPQFLQRSTIASRAGDDDDDFEDR; via the coding sequence ATGCCTTCTACAAACCACAAGATTGCACTGTTTATTGACGGCGCCAATCTTTACGCGACTGCCAAGACACTTGGGTTCGACATCGACTACAAGAAGCTTCTCAAGGAGTTCCAGGGTCGCGGAACGTTGCTTCGAGCATTCTATTATACGGCCATTATTGAAGATCAGGAGTATTCGTCGATCCGCCCACTGATCGACTGGCTTGACTACAATGGCTACACCGTCGTCACCAAAGCCACCAAGGAATTCATCGACCAGACCGGGCGTCGCAAGATTAAAGGCAACATGGATATCGAGCTCGCGGTCGATGCCATGGAACTCGCCGAACACGTCGACGAGATCGTTTTGTTCTCCGGTGATGGCGACTTCCGTTCGCTGGTCGAGGCTGTGCAGCGTCGCGGTGTCCGCGTCACCGTCATCTCCACCATCTCCACCCAGCCGCCGATGATTGCCGACGAACTCCGCCGCCAAGCCGACGTGTTCACCGATCTCGCCACGCTGCAATCGAAGATCGGTCGCGACCCGTCCGAACGTGTGGAGCGCGCTCCGCGCGAAGGGCGCGAGTCTCGACACACGCCGCAATTCCTGCAACGTAGCACCATCGCATCACGCGCTGGGGACGACGACGACGATTTCGAGGATCGCTGA